The stretch of DNA ATAGTGAAATAAGGCCAAACtatagtatatataaatataactaGAATTCAGCTGAGAGATAAAGGTTGACCAATGATTAAATAAAGGCAGACCAATGATTATTTCAACCTGAATTTGAGTTCAAATAGAAATCAAGCTCTTTATTTGGTAATCAATGATCTATAACATTAATTTCTAGGTCCAACAAGTGCATCTTGCATGGTTTTCAAAGCTCCTTGAATTCTATGACCCATCTCATCCAAGCCAGAACCAATGAGAAGATCAAGATCCTCCAATTTCCACCCTTCAACTGGTTCAACTTCATAAAGCCACTCAATCAAACATCCATCATCTTTTTCCAGTACCTTAATCGTTGAAACATAGTTATGCAATCCAACATTTCCATCAATAATTGAATAGCTAAATACCCTTTGAATGGGATCAATTGATAGAAGTTTTTCCTTTGTCCAATTCAAGGTTTGTTTGCCATGTTCATCAACTGGAGTCTTGAAACCGCCACAAAATCGAACGCAACCGGGTTTGCCAGATATTCCTTCAAGAGGAATGCATGAGAGAGTTGGAAACCATTTGTCAAGGCCAAAAAAATCCTCTAAAAGTGGCCATACTTGTTCTGTTTTGCATCCTAGTAATTCTGTTTTGGCTATGCCCTtccatttttcttgtgtttgttgTTTAGAATTCATGA from Trifolium pratense cultivar HEN17-A07 linkage group LG5, ARS_RC_1.1, whole genome shotgun sequence encodes:
- the LOC123884627 gene encoding uncharacterized protein LOC123884627 isoform X2, whose amino-acid sequence is MNSKQQTQEKWKGIAKTELLGCKTEQVWPLLEDFFGLDKWFPTLSCIPLEGISGKPGCVRFCGGFKTPVDEHGKQTLNWTKEKLLSIDPIQRVFSYSIIDGNVGLHNYVSTIKVLEKDDGCLIEWLYEVEPVEGWKLEDLDLLIGSGLDEMGQRIQGALKTMEDALVGPRN
- the LOC123884627 gene encoding uncharacterized protein LOC123884627 isoform X1 produces the protein MNSKQQTQEKWKGIAKTELLGCKTEQVWPLLEDFFGLDKWFPTLSCIPLEGISGKPGCVRFCGGFKTPVDEHGKQTLNWTKEKLLSIDPIQRVFSYSIIDGNVGLHNYVSTIKVLEKDDGCLIEWLYEVEPVEGWKLEDLDLLIGSGLDEMGHRIQGALKTMQDALVGPRN